One region of Wyeomyia smithii strain HCP4-BCI-WySm-NY-G18 chromosome 3, ASM2978416v1, whole genome shotgun sequence genomic DNA includes:
- the LOC129728466 gene encoding uncharacterized protein LOC129728466 produces MTSKADKKLIENMLVRKRVCVVRDVIEKFKEGYNADRDANQIQVRLDTLERCNREFLEAQAEIEMLDKADAFEQHLQIRADFENRFCALKGFLMSKLEVPQQILNSTMANFSHQPTSVSFHHRLPKIDLPKFNGDESRWISFRDNFLSMIHFNNDIPLVNKLQYLIQALEGDAKKPFESVDIQADNYASTWDALLKRFDNKRFLKKELFRGLYELPSIRRESAQDLNTLVDDYQRHVKALGKLGEPVASWNTPLVYILTSKLDPATVRAWEQETRQKDDVTYEELVDFLVQHVRMLKSVSSDLQHRSQPATVKVAGFVPKKPYHGKFVANAATSDTKVNNPQCPACPERHLLYQCPRFTKLSVSERRELVSQRSLCWNCFRTNHQARACKSKFSCRTCHAKHHSLLHDQVAPSKISTTPAVTTEHNAKQPTATTSANVRSSESANPPEISLSIQSNHSTVLLETVAIHVVDKYGKLTPVRALLDSGSMSNFITKKLANALAIRPRTVDVAVAGIGDSVKQIKRQISATIKSRTNKFSTTLEFLVMKKPTANLPTIPLSTTSWKIPKIQLADPYFNEPGLIDIIIGGECYHEIHTGKRIPIGSGLPLLIETVFGWTVSGKVPIKSTYAPPTCYISNVDRSLDTALQRFWELESVHQGPLYSAEERRCEEIYASTTTRTQSGKFVVRLPRSEDPQVTLGDSRAIAIRRFYSLERRLERDATVRTAYLKFMEEYASLHHMRKIDPVPDNKPHCYLPHHPVFKESSTTTKVRVVFDASCKTSSGFSLNNTLLVGPVVQQDLLSIVIRFRFHAVALVADIEKMYRQIEVHPDDQPPQRILWRASPSDPLDTYELCTVTYGTASAPFLATRTLQYLAQVEGHAYPAAADAVNNDFYVDDLLTGADDPQAAIAIRQQVAAMLKTAGFVIKKWASNVSEVLTDVPVTDLAIQPLHDLQDDQSISTLGLVWDIKCDMFRFNVQLPLPAAVLTKRKVISYIAKIFDPLGLVGPIIAAAKMFMQRLWRLKTEDKKPYDWDRPLPPKSQDTWRQFHATLHVLDQLRILRFVAVPMASNIELHIFCDASESAYGACCFVRSENSEGVNVQLLTSKSKVAPISTKHTIARLELCAAELAAKVYQKVTQAIKISTNTTFWSDSTTVLQWLRSPPNRWRTFVANRVSFIQTSTEGTNWRHVPGVENPADELSRGLQPTEILTQTRWWNGPVWLALPPSSWPHSVVPNQETIYVEEETRTVALISTTLVESQFADHLFARYSSYTKLRHVMGYCLKFIRLAQKKTPKVSPNASLMLSTIDLKAADHALARLAQAQLYPDELALLNCSTRCEKDLKSSPLKWLKPFMCVNGLIRVGGRLSNSDLPEGTKHPIVVSANHPLAEIIQATADLPKSRVSPSRPFSVSGVDYCGPVYLKSAVRRHGPVKAYIAIFVCFATKAVHIELVSDLSTPAFLSALRRFIARRGRILELHSDNGTAFKGAANHLRHVFEMLKSNGTERDRIVAWCVDNEIEWKFSPPRAPHFGGLWEAAVKSAKYHLLREIGHTSISQEDMITLLAQIEMCLNSRPLTPIPGEPTDLEVLTPGHFLVGSNMQAVPEPSLIHTSESHLNHWQRTQKIFQRIWARWYPEYLAQLQSRATEGCKRPVPIERGRIVVIKDDNLPPATWPLGKIVKLHPGKDGVTRVVTIKTAVAENVMLKPSMNAETTKIGRVFRNYLNAYLESNQVISVPFNLKNPFVLPGLLLFTDENEVKKATQPKINPFLNGGKQTMFQGGE; encoded by the exons ATCTGCCGAAGTTTAATGGGGATGAGTCGCGTTGGATTTCTTTTCGAGACAATTTTCTATCCATGATCCATTTCAACAATGATATCCCATTGGTGAATAAATTGCAATATTTGATTCAAGCTTTAGAAGGGGATGCCAAGAAACCATTCGAATCCGTTGACATTCAAGCGGATAATTATGCGTCGACTTGGGACGCTCTGTTGAAGCGATTTGATAACAAACGGTTCTTGAAAAAGGAATTATTCAGAGGTTTATACGAGTTGCCATCGATAAGGCGCGAATCTGCTCAGGATTTAAACACGCTTGTTGACGATTACCAACGCCACGTGAAAGCTTTGGGAAAGCTAGGAGAACCTGTTGCGTCGTGGAATACACCGTTAGTATACATTCTTACGAGTAAACTTGATCCCGCCACTGTTCGCGCTTGGGAGCAGGAAACCCGCCAGAAGGATGATGTCACTTACGAAGAGCTTGTTGACTTTCTCGTGCAGCATGTACGAATGCTTAAATCTGTGTCGAGTGATTTGCAGCACCGTTCACAACCAGCTACTGTCAAGGTGGCCGGATTTGTTCCGAAGAAACCCTATCATGGTAAATTCGTAGCCAACGCTGCTACATCCGACACCAAAGTTAACAACCCTCAATGCCCGGCTTGCCCCGAAAGACATCTTCTGTATCAATGCCCAAGGTTCACCAAGCTCTCTGTTTCTGAACGTCGAGAATTAGTTAGTCAGCGAAGCCTGTGTTGGAATTGCTTTCGTACGAACCATCAAGCGCGAGCTTGTAAATCCAAGTTTTCATGCAGAACCTGCCATGCAAAACATCACTCGCTGTTGCACGACCAAGTTGCACCCTCTAAAATATCGACGACACCTGCTGTTACAACCGAACACAATGCAAAGCAACCTACCGCGACCACGTCAGCGAACGTAAGAAGTTCTGAATCTGCAAATCCACCCGAAATTAGTCTCTCCATCCAATCAAACCACAGCACGGTGTTACTAGAGACGGTTGCTATTCACGTAGTTGATAAATATGGAAAGTTAACACCAGTCAGAGCTCTCCTCGATTCCGGATCGATGTCTAATTTTATCACCAAGAAGTTAGCCAACGCCCTCGCCATCCGCCCCCGCACAGTAGACGTCGCTGTAGCCGGAATAGGTGATTCGGTTAAGCAAATAAAACGCCAAATATCAGCTACAATCAAATCAAGAACGAACAAATTTTCCACTACCCTCGAGTTCCTCGTAATGAAGAAACCTACTGCCAATTTGCCAACGATACCGCTTAGCACAACCTCATGGAAAATTCCGAAGATCCAACTCGCGGATCCATATTTTAACGAACCGGGACTAATCGACATCATCATCGGTGGTGAATGCTATCACGAAATTCACACTGGGAAGCGCATACCAATCGGCAGTGGTCTGCCGCTGCTTATTGAAACAGTCTTTGGGTGGACAGTTTCTGGAAAGGTACCCATCAAATCAACCTATGCTCCACCCACCTGCTACATTTCGAATGTCGATAGATCGTTGGATACCGCTCTCCAACGATTCTGGGAGCTAGAATCGGTACATCAAGGTCCGTTATATTCCGCTGAAGAAAGAAGATGTGAAGAAATTTATGCTAGCACCACCACTCGAACTCAATCCGGGAAGTTCGTCGTTCGCCTCCCTCGGTCTGAAGATCCGCAAGTCACCCTTGGCGATTCGCGCGCGATTGCCATTCGCCGATTTTATAGCCTCGAAAGACGCCTCGAAAGAGATGCCACAGTCAGAACCGCCTACCTCAAGTTTATGGAGGAATATGCCAGCCTCCACCATATGCGAAAAATCGATCCAGTACCCGACAATAAGCCTCACTGTTATTTGCCACATCATCCAGTGTTCAAAGAGTCGAGCACTACCACAAAGGTACGCGTGGTGTTCGACGCCTCCTGCAAGACAAGTTCTGGATTTTCGCTGAATAATACACTACTAGTTGGACCAGTAGTTCAACAAGACCTACTCTCGATTGTGATACGATTCCGTTTCCACGCTGTAGCCCTTGTCGCTGACATCGAAAAGATGTATCGACAAATTGAAGTACACCCAGACGATCAACCACCACAGCGTATTCTCTGGCGTGCCAGCCCATCCGATCCACTCGATACCTATGAACTTTGCACAGTTACGTACGGAACTGCGTCCGCTCCGTTCCTAGCAACTCGCACCCTTCAATATTTAGCACAAGTAGAGGGGCACGCCTACCCAGCGGCAGCTGATGCCGTTAATAACGATTTTTACGTTGACGATCTGTTGACCGGTGCTGATGATCCACAAGCTGCTATAGCTATCCGTCAGCAAGTAGCAGCAATGCTTAAGACTGCAGGGTTTGTGATTAAGAAGTGGGCATCAAACGTTTCGGAAGTATTAACTGATGTACCTGTGACAGATTTAGCCATTCAACCCCTACACGATTTGCAAGATGACCAATCTATTTCAACACTAGGTTTGGTTTGGGATATAAAATGTGATATGTTTCGCTTCAACGTCCAGTTACCTCTCCCAGCTGCCGTTCTCACGAAGAGGAAGGTGATATCGTATATAGCCAAAATATTTGACCCATTAGGCCTTGTGGGTCCCATCATAGCTGCCGCCAAGATGTTCATGCAGCGGTTGTGGAGATTGAAAACAGAAGATAAAAAACCATACGACTGGGACAGACCACTCCCACCAAAGTCACAGGATACTTGGAGGCAATTTCATGCAACGCTTCACGTTCTGGATCAATTGAGGATTCTCCGCTTTGTTGCTGTGCCAATGGCATCGAATATTGAACTTCACATTTTCTGCGACGCGTCAGAGTCCGCTTATGGAGCATGTTGTTTTGTGCGTTCAGAGAACTCCGAAGGTGTTAACGTACAGCTGCTAACCTCAAAGTCTAAAGTGGCGCCCATCTCTACTAAACACACTATAGCGAGACTTGAATTGTGTGCTGCAGAACTTGCAGCGAAGGTATACCAGAAGGTTACGCAAGCCATAAAGATTTCTACTAACACCACGTTCTGGTCAGATTCAACCACAGTGCTTCAGTGGTTGAGATCGCCACCAAACCGATGGAGAACCTTTGTGGCGAATCGTGTATCATTCATCCAAACGTCTACTGAGGGCACCAATTGGAGACATGTGCCAGGTGTAGAAAATCCTGCCGATGAACTCTCACGTGGTTTGCAACCCACAGAAATACTAACACAAACCAGATGGTGGAATGGTCCAGTCTGGTTAGCTCTCCCGCCAAGCAGTTGGCCGCATTCAGTGGTCCCAAATCAAGAAACTATTTATGTCGAAGAAGAAACCCGTACGGTAGCACTGATATCAACCACCCTGGTTGAATCACAATTTGCTGATCACCTGTTTGCCAGATATTCGTCCTATACAAAACTTCGACACGTCATGGGCTACTGTCTCAAGTTTATTCGTCTAGCTCAAAAGAAAACTCCAAAAGTATCCCCCAATGCATCTCTGATGCTATCCACAATAGATCTTAAAGCAGCAGATCACGCGCTTGCACGTTTAGCTCAAGCCCAGCTCTACCCAGATGAGCTTGCTCTGTTGAACTGTTCAACGAGATGTGAGAAAGACCTCAAGTCATCGCCACTCAAATGGTTAAAACCGTTCATGTGTGTAAACGGTCTGATTCGAGTTGGAGGTCGCCTGTCTAACTCTGATCTTCCCGAAGGCACGAAGCATCCAATTGTCGTCTCCGCAAATCATCCGTTGGCAGAAATAATC CAAGCCACAGCAGACTTACCGAAATCCCGAGTGTCACCATCCCGACCGTTCTCAGTTAGTGGCGTCGATTATTGCGGTCCCGTATATTTGAAATCCGCAGTCCGTAGACACGGACCAGTCAAGGCATACATTGCTATCTTTGTCTGCTTCGCAACGAAGGCCGTTCATATCGAACTGGTCTCTGACCTGTCAACACCAGCTTTCCTATCAGCCCTCCGGCGGTTCATAGCCCGTCGTGGTCGTATCCTTGAACTACATTCCGACAATGGAACCGCATTTAAAGGGGCAGCCAACCACCTACGTCACGTTTTTGAAATGCTAAAATCGAATGGAACCGAACGAGATCGAATTGTCGCCTGGTGTGTCGACAACGAGATTGAGTGGAAATTCTCGCCACCTCGAGCCCCCCATTTCGGAGGGTTGTGGGAGGCCGCAGTAAAATCTGCCAAGTACCACCTGCTGCGAGAAATAGGCCACACAAGTATCAGCCAGGAGGACATGATTACTCTGCTAGCACAGATTGAAATGTGCTTAAACTCGAGACCTTTAACACCGATTCCTGGTGAACCCACTGACCTCGAAGTGTTAACACCAGGGCATTTCCTGGTCGGCTCAAACATGCAAGCAGTTCCCGAGCCAAGTCTCATTCACACTTCGGAGTCCCATTTAAATCATTGGCAACGAACGCAGAAAATCTTCCAGCGCATTTGGGCACGCTGGTATCCGGAATACCTAGCCCAACTACAATCCCGTGCGACAGAAGGTTGCAAGCGTCCTGTTCCAATTGAAAGGGGACGCATAGTCGTTATCAAAGATGATAATTTACCACCTGCGACATGGCCCTTAGGCAAAATCGTCAAACTCCACCCAGGGAAAGACGGCGTGACTCGCGTCGTTACCATCAAGACAGCGGTAGCAGAAAATGTC ATGCTGAAGCCATCGATGAATGCTGAAACTACAAAGATCGGTAGAGTATTTCGAAACTATCTCAATGCGTATCTGGAAAGCAATCAGGTGATTAGCGTtccatttaatttaaaaaacccGTTCGTTCTACCGGGTCTTTTGTTGTTTACAGATGAAAACGAAGTGAAGAAGGCTACCCAACCGAAGATCAACCCTTTCCTGAATGGAGGCAAACAAACGATGTTCCAAGGAGGCGAATGA